The genome window CCCTGGGCGAATATTTGCGAGATCAGCGCAGCGCCAATACGTGTAAAAGCTATTAAACTTTTTTCCAGGCTGGAAGTGGAGAGGAAGATGCTGCTTCTGATAACATGGATAAGGATGGGGTACGTATGATTGCAAATTGATGCTGTAGTGTGATGCTTCAAAGCATCTGTTTTATGATCTGCTGATCTCAGCGTGACCCATTTAGATCAATTTTTGGCCGGATGTTTGGTTTTTCCTGAATGGAAAATCTTTATTGTTTTGCCTGTTTCAAACTTTAAGTTTCGTTTCAGTTCAAACAGCCCAAGTCACCTGGCATGAAAGACACTGGCGGTGAGGTTGATAAACCGAGTTCAGAAGTTGCCATCGGTGAGTGACAAGTTTTTACCGTTTGTGATGTACCTTGATATGAAGCTTCCACTAGGGTCCTTAAGTTTGCTCTGGTCTATGGCTGCTTCCCCCCCGAGCCAACTCCAATCTGAGCCCCATCTCTTGAATTTTCACACAGGCCTATAGCTGATAAAGCTGGCTATGTAAATTCTCAGCAGTGTGTCCTACAACTGGGAGCTTCAAAGTTGTGATAATGTATAACTATTTCCTTTCATAAAATTTGTTCAAATACTGTTTTTACTTCAGGACAAGAGTTCGTTGTGCAGGTGACTGGCTATTTCTGTAAACTGTGCCACAAGTTTTACACGAATGAGACAGCTGCTAAGATGACCCATTGCCAGACACAGTCCCACTATGTCAAACTTCAGGTGAGTATTTTAACCCTTTTGTGCACAACTTCTCAAACTAAAGTTACCTTTTTGtcacagtgtccgtcgtctgtcatatcctgtttcaaaaacagtggcacgtttctcaaccgctagagctatgaacttgaaactttgtacctAGGACCCCtcggtcaggtgacctctgacaatgaattttgatCCAATCTGATTTttcactttgccaccaggggccaaaagtgaaaatctAAAAGGTGTTATATCACATGTCTGGCTGAATAGCATCCACCTGCAGGTATAGAATATAGACGCAGATCACAGCCTTCGGGAGTGACTGTCTAAAAGAGGAAACTTGAGAAAAAACCGTGGACTACACCATTATTGTTCGTTtatttttgttgaattttcaaCCATTTTTACATTGCAGAAATACATCTCTTCTAAGTTGAAGCCTGCCCTACCTGCAGCTGCGAAGCCAGCAGCAAAGTCCACAACCCCGGGTGCAAAGCCCTCGACCCCAGCGGCCAAGTCTGGCGGCCCCGCtaaaaaaccaaacaaaagaggacagaagaagaaggaggaggAGACGAAGTCTGATGTGGCTGATGAAGTGAAGGAGGCTGAAGAGGTCAAGGAGACTGATGAGAAGAAAGAGGTATAATGGAATTATCACTCTGCTAGTTCAATCTAGTTACTCTAGCGTGTTAAATTGGGAGTATAAAAGGAGCTGGGGGTGAAATTTGTGTTCAACATGTGAAAAAACTACTCAGTTGCTTACTCACAATCATTTTGAGAGTGTTGTGATGTCACTGCTGTACTTGCTCAGTACCGTGTTTTGACATGTGGCCTTATTTTTCAGGAGGAGACAgagaagactgaagcaagtacAATTGAAGTTAAAAATGAAGTTGAAGCTAAAGTCGAAGGAGATGTGAATGTGAAGACTGAGGAAGTCATGTCGCAAGATGATACAGGTAAAGCATGATTTCTATGGCTAATGGTCTTTTTGAGGTAACACAACTTTTCCGCTGCAACTCAAGGTGACTTACTGTGTGGTTTTGGGGTCTTGGGGTTTTTAAAGTTAAAAAGGGGGCTTCCCGGTACTACTGTTTGCTGGCAGTTCAGCGTCATTTGTTTTTGCAAGGTACTGCATGGGGGCAGGCAGTCAAAGGGTAAATTGATGATACATGTTGACTTTTGTTGTTTACAGCTATCGCAGACAATGAGGCACCCGCTATTGATGATACTGGGGCTGAAGCCAAGGACGAGGAAGCAGAAGATGTGGATGGTGAGGAACCCATGGAAACCTCTGTAAACAGGGATCCTGCcgctgatgacaatgatgaggaTGCAGAGGCACTGGAGGAGGATGGGGATGACGCTACCGATTTGTCTCCTACAGCTTCAAAAAAGGCGCCCAAGAGGAAGCAGGTCTCCAAGAGGGGTCGTAAGGTCAAGAAGTAGCCCAAGCCGGCATGAAACTGGTAGCATTTGTTGCCTGGTCACTAGTGAATGGATATGACCCAATAAGGGGTCACCTgtaactttcgctaatttgatCATCTTGGGTTGTTCACCATTGTGACCTAAACATGTTGGCCTACTTTATTTCAATGGTACCTTGTACTGAATGAAAGCTTggtgtcaatttaaaaaagatATGTGTTCTCTAGATAGCTTACAGTATGTGATGTTACTGTAGACGTAAGCTGTGGATTTTGAAGTGTAGCTATATCATGTTCAATATGTCCCTACCAGTTGAGGTTCCTGTTACTTATGATATTAACTTGGAAGGAATCAGTTGCTCACATATATGCTTTGTCTGTTGCTACCTGATATCCTTGATGTTGATTGATAAAAGGCTTGAAATGCACCTATGGTATCCTGTTCTATGTCAGCTGCTATGACTTATCATGTTACAATGTAACACCATGTGAATAATAAACTAGTGATTTGTAAAAATAAACGTTCGTATTTTTCTCAGCTTGTAAGGAGGCATTTCTCAGTTGAAACACCTATTGGAATTTTCGCCTGGTTGTGGTGATGTTGCATCGTGATACTCCTTTGATAACTTGGAAGAGTGAAGTGTTCCCGACTCCCGAAAGCGGTTTCAGTTTTTACAGGTTGCTACATTGGAAAGAAGTCATGGTGGTCTATTTTTTGGTTGCGTGTTCATTCAATATGAAAGCCTTCAGTCGTTGGTACCGATAGATACCAATCCCATATTTTCTGCAGCACTTTCTTTCGAAGAATGGCTAATGCACACCCAACTTCAATTGATCATTCAGTATTCTGGCAAACAGCCGCTGCTCTGGTGTATCTATGTCGCCATTCCTAAAGGAGTCGACTTCCTAGCGACCAACACTAAAATCATTGAGGAACTGTCCTGACTTTCTCTGTAGAAGTATCCCCCTCAAAGTGTAGTGATATCCTCCTATTTCAATACAAAGCAGCTACTACGCTCTCAAATGCTGTTGTGGCTCCAGATCGACAGAGTCCTGTGAGGAGCCCACGGTAGCCGACATTGCATTGTCCAACACGTAATTCAATGAGGAGCCGTCTCGACTTTCCCCTCTAAAGTCGTGCCAGCTCCTGACAGAGTttacagtagtaggcctactccacACCGAATGGGACAATGGATGAAATGTCCTCCATATCCCCCTCGGTGGCTCCAAAGCACCAATACTCAAATAAATGTGCAACATCCCGACTGAATTTTCGAATTTTTCCAGGTTGAAAGCGAGtgatttgaaatatttattttagaagaaggCACAAACTTTGTTCAAGCGTCCCCGACCGGGAAAGTGTCGGGACTCGAGCAATGCATGACGTCACGATCGGTCCAACGGCGCGCTTTTCGTCGTTACGTCACTGTGAAGCGTTGCTAGGTTACAATGTGACCTGGAGTCCATAAAAAATGACAACCGAACATGCACGATCGACGATCCGGGAATTTAATCTTCAACGTTTGACTTCATCTGTTCGTCATGGAACGCTCAATTTGCTCGGAGTGCGGCAAAGCAAAACGTGTCGCTTCGATGACTCAGGTAAAAGTGAAGAAAAGGTATGATTTTGAAGAAGAACGTGCTTTGACAATGCTTGCCTTGAAAAGATCATATGATTTTGGGGCAGACCGTACCTTGCGAATGGTTACCGCAAAGAGTCTGAATGATTTTGAAGCAGAGCTTGCTTCTAGGCAGATTACGGTGAAGAGATTGGACGATTTTGAAGCAGACCTTGCTTTAAAGGGGAACGTTACAGACACAGGAAAGAGTCTGGAAGATTTTGACACGGAACTGTCTTTGAAGAGGATTGCGCTAAAGCGTTTGAAGGAGAGCATGAAACGTTgggaaaaagaaataaaattggAGCGAAAATTGACTAAATTATATATAAAACAGATGGAAACGGCTTTTAAAAGGATAGAAAAAATGCTGAAAGCTGAAAAGAAGGTTAAAAGGAATAATGATGAAGCAGAGGCGAGAGAACTTGTCGATCAGATGAGGACCAGGTCTCAAAAAGTGCAAGAGAAGATCAACGCTGCTAAAATGGAAAAGGAAGGAAAGAAAGAACACAAAGTAAGAAACTTGTGTTTTAAAATTCCATGGCGGAACCAGACGCCCCGTGGCACGAAGGAACAAGGAAATTAAAGCTCATTGTGTGTCCTCTTGGCTTTGGTGTGTTTTGTCCAAACATGCTGTAGACAAGCGCTCCACTATGTACACTGCTGTTAGAAGAATAGTCCAGTGGCCATATTCTTAAATTTTAGTTTCGGGTGGACCCCGTAGCGCACATGTTGACGCCGGTGTAGCCGATACCAAGGTGCCAGGGTGGTATTGAATAAACATACTAACATGCCATAACAGAAGAAAGTGCTCAATGGATTCTTCCTGCATGTATAGCACTGTACACACAGTCCGCGTCCCAATCTTGGCTTTTTTCAAGGCTCGAATATGGCAAACGGCGTGAAGAAAGATGCAGTAGGTGCTCTTCAATCATTGGCTTCCTCGGTCGCCCTGGCCGCTGCCATTCTCGCGGACATGAGCCTCCGTAACTCGGCCCGTGCCTCGGACATTTTCTTGGTCACTTCGTCCGGCTTGAGACCGCTCTGCTGAAGGTCTTGCTCCCGGGCTTGCATCATCCGCTTCCAAAGACCGTCCAGAGTGCGGATGGGTTTCGGGCTGGTAGTAGGTAGATTCTTGTGTCTGAAAGTGCATGAAAGGAAACAACAGTGGATAAACACCGCAGCCTCATGGAAAGGAATTTCTCACAACTTCTACTTTTCACAATCTCTCACATCTCTCTATTGTCGATCGAGTACGTCATCATCCCTGCTgatattaacaccttcagcgccgaaccacgtagatctaagtggcccaaatccccccttgAACTGGtgatcggagtctcatggacttcacgaaagaactacgccatcgccatcttcagggcaaagtaggaactgaaaagaccgtgaaAAAACcgaacggtcttttcagttcctcctttgccctgaagatggcggtggcgtagttctttcatgaagtccatgagactccgatcaCCAGCTC of Lineus longissimus chromosome 17, tnLinLong1.2, whole genome shotgun sequence contains these proteins:
- the LOC135501744 gene encoding uncharacterized protein LOC135501744, with product MIPTAGILVLLLYLQLLTDILGYFLSNGGGKQKTTSSGSYQGRERHKNLPTTSPKPIRTLDGLWKRMMQAREQDLQQSGLKPDEVTKKMSEARAELRRLMSARMAAARATEEAND